In Primulina eburnea isolate SZY01 chromosome 5, ASM2296580v1, whole genome shotgun sequence, a single window of DNA contains:
- the LOC140831595 gene encoding protein SPEAR3-like: protein MGSNYFGEGNRSHERGFSSSSSRKGKKNGSDKPKQPQRGLGVAQLEKIRLHSELGPNYPPPAHNPYAQSFSQEDMRSRSSYTSSSSPPPYGFPGAHGVRTPFQDSDRANIRYGESQQGHVARWPPGNAGVEHLHFVQPSMTTRSFLDPNIERPYNMNDEKDRGDSLAYSNKNSESSGSQDIDLELRL from the exons ATGGGAAGCAATTATTTTGGAGAAGGAAATCGTAGCCATGAAAGAGGGttctcttcttcttcatcaAGAAAAGGCAAAAAGAACGGTTCGGATAAGCCGAAACAGCCACAGAGAGGACTCGGGGTTGCTCAGCTTGAGAAGATTAGGTTACACAGTGAATTGGGTCCAAATTATCCTCCTCCTGCCCATAACCCTTATGCACAGAGTTTCAGCCAg GAGGATATGAGATCACGAAGCTCGTATACATCGTCGTCTTCCCCTCCTCCTTATGGCTTTCCGGGAGCTCATGGAGTCAGG ACGCCCTTCCAAGATTCAGATAGGGCAAATATCAGATACGGAGAATCCCAACAAGGCCATGTCGCCAG ATGGCCACCAGGCAATGCAGGCGTAGAACACCTACATTTTGTGCAGCCAAGCATGACTACAAGATCTTTCTTGGATCCCAATATTGAG CGACCATACAATATGAATGACGAGAAAGACCGGGGCGATTCGTTGGCCTACAGCAACAAAAATTCTGAATCCAGTGGCTCTCAGGACATAGATTTGGAGCTCAGGCTGTGA
- the LOC140831596 gene encoding LOW QUALITY PROTEIN: aldehyde oxidase GLOX1-like (The sequence of the model RefSeq protein was modified relative to this genomic sequence to represent the inferred CDS: inserted 1 base in 1 codon), translating to MKMTIDESKLEVEVIVCGGNTRDSFFYSDMTRPRKFFDAFKDCGRLNLNKKGSNWEKEDMPSPRVMGDLLLLPTGDVLIINGAKAGTSALNAANIPNLNPVLYSPNKKQGQQFKELAPSKIARMYHSSSAVLPDGQILVAGRNTNPYYMHNKADDPAIIIYPTDLRVQKFTPPYLAPALKXHRLVIVEDYSDKKLKYRDEFNIHVQSSAGEIDYNKIKVTMYSPPFTTHGYSINQRLLILKKTGDGEITVVAPLSGRLAPPGYYLLFVVHQDVPSRGMWVNID from the exons ATGAAAATGACGATCGATGAGAGTAAACTCGAGGTTGAAGTGATTGTCTGTGGAGGAAACACTCGTGATTCTTTCTTTTATTCCGATATGACACGCCCAAGAAAATTCTTTGACGCTTTTAAAGACTGTGGAAGGCTTAATCTGAACAAGAAAGGGTCTAACTGGGAGAAAGAAGACATGCCCTCGCCTCGGGTTATGGGGGATTTGCTGCTGCTTCCAACTGGAGATGTGCTGATTATCAATGGCGCCAAGGCAGGTACTTCTGCATTGAATGCAGCAAATATTCCTAATCTGAACCCAGTATTGTATTCTCCTAACAAAAAACAGGGTCAACAGTTTAAAGAGTTGGCCCCATCAAAGATTGCTCGTATGTATCACTCGTCTTCTGCTGTTTTACCGGATGGGCAGATTCTTGTAGCTGGAAGAAACACAAATCCCTATTACATGCACAATAAAGCTGACGATCCGGCCATCATAATATACCCCACCGATCTTCGAGTGCAGAAATTTACGCCACCGTACTTGGCTCCCGCGCTAA AACATCGCCTGGTGATAGTTGAAGATTATTCTGACAAGAAACTTAAGTATAGGGATGAATTTAATATTCACGTTCAATCAAGTGCAGGAGAAATTGATTATAACAAGATTAAGGTTACAATGTACTCACCGCCTTTTACAACCCATGGCTACTCGATAAATCAGAGGCTTCTGATTTTGAAGAAAACTGGCGATGGTGAAATTACCGTGGTTGCTCCACTGTCTGGAAGGCTTGCTCCTCCGGGATACTATCTTCTCTTTGTTGTTCACCAGGATGTGCCTAGCCGTGGAATGTGGGTGAATATTGACTAG
- the LOC140832301 gene encoding probable RNA methyltransferase At5g51130 — MVGENENNGNNRHSKSRKRNNDDKQNMEPKAAVTCSTPQESSKRRNKKEVAIFGNYRNYYGYRVGQDLDEDPRLQVMKGEWFEGKDCLDIGCNSGLITIAIAKAFGCRSILGVDIDGDRVRDAYWTLRKLVKTNTHNTSADAELVNGLKNHASESLTEAALKKDLLKIVSFQKGNFIQNWRPPASTYYSAVLCLSVTKWIHLNWGDDGLITLFRRVWTHLLPGGVFILEPQPWSSYYKNRLVSETAAANYKNIEIPPEDFQDILLDKIGFRRVENITSGLSGTKSGFDRPILAFWK, encoded by the exons ATGGTTGGAGAAAACGAAAACAATGGCAATAACAGACACTCAAAAAGTCGCAAGAGAAACAACGACGATAAGCAAAACATGGAGCCCAAAGCGGCTGTAACGTGTTCTACACCACAGGAATCCTCTAAGAGAAGGAATAAAAAAGAAGTTGCAATCTTTGGAAACTACAGAAACTACTATGGATATAGG GTTGGTCAGGACTTGGACGAAGATCCTAGATTACAGGTGATGAAGGGTGAATGGTTTGAGGGAAAGGATTGCCTTGACATTGGCTGTAACAGTGGGTTGATCACAATTGCTATTG CAAAAGCATTTGGCTGCAGGAGCATTCTTGGAGTTGATATTGATGGAG ATCGAGTTCGGGATGCATATTGGACTCTCAGGAAACTCGTGAAGACAAATACTCATAACACATCAGCTGATGCAGAGTTGGTAAATGGCTTGAAGAACCATGCGAGTGAGTCACTGACAGAAGCTGCATTGAAAAAAGATCTGTTAAAGATAGTTTCTTTTCAGAAAGGAAATTTTATTCAGAATTGGCGTCCTCCTGCAAGTACATACTACAGTGCAGTTCTTTG TTTAAGTGTGACCAAATGGATACATCTGAACTGGGGTGACGATGGGCTAATTACTCTATTCAGGAGAGTCTGGACGCATCTCCTACCG GGTGGTGTTTTCATTTTGGAACCTCAACCATGGAGCTCTTATTATAAGAATCGTCTCGTGTCTGAG ACTGCTGCTGCTAACTATAAAAATATTGAGATACCTCCAGAAGATTTTCAGGATATACTGCTAGACAAG ATTGGGTTCCGAAGGGTAGAAAACATAACGTCAGGCTTATCCGGTACCAAATCCGGATTTGACAGACCAATCTTGGCTTTCTGGAAATGA